From one Anopheles bellator chromosome 1, idAnoBellAS_SP24_06.2, whole genome shotgun sequence genomic stretch:
- the LOC131210254 gene encoding cysteine dioxygenase type 1, with product MTSLAVEENNNNNIHDRDSKNEEGEKRLRELTKTFTGIDKPLKNARKCETLADLTDELRKTFESDHVNVHYVNHLMLSYESNPAEWRKFAKFDRYRYTRNLVDAGNGKYNLMILCWNEGHASAIHDHADSHCFMKMLKGQLVETRYAWPKDASVNEDIRADIGHSGGTSEETEYNGDELEELSRSTLETNGVCYINDTLGLHRVENPSHTDVAVSLHLYCPPFDVCSIFNKRDGKRTKCKVTFWSKYGKRNPTDAN from the exons atgaCGTCACTGGCCGTagaggaaaacaacaacaacaacatccaCGATCGCGACTCCAAGAATGAGGAAGGAGAAAAGCGTTTGCGAGAGTTGACAAAAACCTTCACCGGGATCGACAAGCCGTTAAAGAACGCGCGGAAGTGCGAAACGTTGGCCGATCTTACGGACGAGCTGCGCAAAACGTTCGAATCGGATCATGTAAATGTTCATTACGTAAACCATCTGATGCTGAGTTACGAATCGAATCCTGCGGAATGGCGCAAATTCGCCAAATTCGACCGTTACCG TTACACAAGAAATCTTGTCGATGCTGGCAACGGGAAATATAATCTTATGATACTCTGCTGGAATGAAGGGCACGCGTCAGCCATCCACGATCACGCCGATTCGCACTGTTTTATGAAAATGCTGAAAGGTCAGTTGGTGGAAACCCGTTACGCTTGGCCCAAGGACGCGTCCGTTAACGAGGATATCAGAGCGGACATTGGGCATTCCGGCGGCACGAGTGAGGAAACGGAGTACAACGGGGATGAGTTGGAGGAACTGTCGAGAAGTACCCTCGAAACAAATGGCGTGTGTTACATTAACGACACTTTGGGACTGCACCGCGTGGAAAATCCTAGCCACACAGATGTGGCTGTTTCTTTGCACTTGTATTGCCCTCCATTTGACGTGTGTTCCATTTTCAACAAGCGCGACGGAAAACGCACCAAGTGTAAAGTAACGTTTTGGAGCAAGTATGGCAAACGAAATCCCACC GACGCCAACTGA
- the LOC131216480 gene encoding craniofacial development protein 1 — protein sequence MNHEEYPSDSDASDEDFRPDITESDSDSILDEEDPPLGESAGDTKGCKRKRKLPTDGVKKKCKSSKVNPLEAGAEDAKDNKELDEEEEKRRTDALWADFLGGSSSNTNEAKVSDVAGASKNATSKSQTVAAKNAESAAFSKKPADDKRPTVEQIFEFAGERVEVPNEERRAQEKDSAPKTTKGLPLRGTGLASVLNVIGKKNKLSTLEKTKMDWNRFKRHEGIEEELQTHNKGKDGFLERRDFLERTDVRQFEIEKSFRQTKRSNR from the coding sequence ATGAATCACGAAGAGTATCCCAGTGACAGTGACGCAAGCGACGAGGACTTCCGCCCCGACATCACCGAATCGGATTCTGATAGTATATTGGACGAAGAAGATCCTCCGTTGGGCGAATCAGCAGGAGACACTAAAGGTTGCAAGCGCAAGCGGAAGCTGCCCACAGATGGTGTtaagaaaaaatgtaaatcatcGAAAGTTAATCCACTGGAAGCTGGCGCGGAGGATGCCAAGGACAACAAAGAACTTGatgaggaagaagaaaaacggcgAACTGATGCTCTATGGGCAGATTTTcttggtggcagcagcagcaacacaaatGAAGCTAAAGTTTCCGACGTCGCCGGTGCATCCAAGAACGCTACTAGCAAAAGCCAAACCGTGGCAGCGAAGAACGCAGAATCGGCTGCATTCAGCAAAAAACCGGCTGACGACAAACGTCCTACAGTTGAACAGATTTTCGAGTTTGCAGGAGAACGAGTAGAAGTACCGAACGAAGAAAGGCGTGCCCAGGAAAAAGATTCAGCGccgaaaacaacgaaaggATTACCCCTGCGCGGTACGGGGCTTGCCTCAGTATTAAATGTGattggcaagaaaaacaaattaagtaCTTTGGAGAAAACTAAAATGGATTGGAATCGATTCAAACGACACGAAGGAATCGAGGAAGAGCTGCAGACTCATAATAAGGGAAAGGATGGATTTCTTGAGAGGCGTGATTTCCTGGAGCGGACAGATGTACGGCAgtttgaaatcgaaaaatcatTTCGGCAAACCAAACGAAGTAACAGATAA
- the LOC131207123 gene encoding uncharacterized protein LOC131207123: protein MKEEPVAVVRTDTKNRTMVHSGALVSHSLLRPSSSAAVVAVPFAPIVLLLSSLSGPSSDPLAAAATVPFLLNVASCECDRPLTLGSANSVSSLSSSIALAYQTSIPVVLKNRSTPSDNSTTQEVENGWRGESLLRLERSKSDRHAPYQRKPTVLRPATRTSRNVPQVRVSNGFPLILSHTNH, encoded by the exons ATGAAAGAAGAACCTGTAGCAGTTGTACGTACTGATACAAAG aaCCGCACAATGGTGCACAGTGGTGCGTTGGTATCGCACTCTCTGTTGCGACCTTCATCTTCCGCTGCTGTTGTCGCCGTGCCCTTCGCCCCGATCGTACTACTATTATCGTCACTATCAGGACCTAGCAGCGATCCACTagcagccgcagccaccgttccgttcctctTAAACGTGGCGTCCTGTGAATGCGATCGTCCTTTAACATTGGGATCGGCTAATAGTGTAtcgtcgttgtcatcgtcCATAGCGTTAGCGTACCAAACGTCAATTCCGGTTGTGTTGAAGAACAGATCTACACCATCCGACAATAGTACTACACAAGAAGTAGAAAACGGCTGGAGAGGAGAATCTTTGTTGCGTCTTGAGCGCAGTAAGTCCGATCGTCACGCTCCTTATCAACGTAAACCCACTGTTCTACGACCGGCAACGCGAACGTCTAGGAACGTGCCCCAAGTTCGTGTTTCAAACGGTTTTCCTCTAATCCTCTCGCACACCAACCACTAG
- the LOC131207134 gene encoding transmembrane protein 170B, with protein MMYSKDGISELDTIANVIGLRGVGTSSLRTFVEMWYHIFLWGLFSSIFVHTCAAVIAFVTLRKHKFGRFFSIFIFVMGVLSPATGGVVSSTVIAFVHRASNFQMSPIAAMVWGVGQTIVSACFGFTRILATL; from the coding sequence ATGATGTACAGCAAGGACGGTATCTCGGAGTTGGACACGATCGCAAATGTGATTGGTTTGCGAGGAGTGGGAACCTCCTCATTGCGCACATTCGTCGAGATGTGGTACCACATCTTTCTATGGGGTCTGTTTTCGTCCATCTTTGTACACACGTGCGCCGCGGTAATAGCGTTCGTGACGCTTCGCAAACACAAATTTGGCCGTTTCTTTTCCATATTCATCTTCGTGATGGGCGTCCTGTCGCCGGCAACGGGGGGCGTTGTTAGCAGTACCGTCATTGCCTTCGTACATCGTGCTTCTAACTTTCAGATGTCACCGATCGCGGCAATGGTCTGGGGCGTCGGCCAGACGATTGTTTCTGCATGCTTTGGATTTACGCGCATCCTAGCGACGCTATAA
- the LOC131206416 gene encoding H/ACA ribonucleoprotein complex subunit 3, translating into MYLMYDINEQGERLYTLKKHNSAGTPTQSAHPARFSPEDKFSRHRIIIKKRFGLLLTQKPEPIY; encoded by the exons ATGTACCTTATGTACGATATCAATGAGCAGGGCGAACGCCTTTACACACTGAAG AAGCATAACTCTGCCGGTACACCAACACAATCAGCACACCCTGCGCGATTTTCCCCGGAGGACAAGTTCTCTCGGCATCGTATTATCATCAAGAAACGATTCGGACTATTGTTAACTCAAAAGCCGGAACCTATTTACTAA
- the LOC131206415 gene encoding transmembrane protein 223, producing the protein MIRLLTTTFSSNCGRTSSVMHNLCWRFVPAKNTEPYRLLSSEIAARVYDVNTKVRKDVILFKYENPRFFKMLNIFAVSQFLFWGYLCHFSYTTLRDAPVKKETTVDLPWYQKINLGENKYRNSIAIMCFFIGYGILFASWMFTLRSVRYLVLRKGGDLVSVVTYAPFGSNRIMDVPLKYVSAQESREAARVTVPIKIKNRALFYVLDMRGEFLNTKLYDYTVGMARKLK; encoded by the exons ATGATTAGATTATTAACAACGACATTTAGCAGTAACTGCGGCAGAACATCTTCGGTGATGCACAATTTGTGCTGGCGGTTTGTCCCTGCCAAAAACACAGAACCTTACCGGTTGCTTTCATCAGAAATCGCTGCCCGGGTGTACGATGTGAACACTAAAGTTCGCAAGGATGTAATACTTTTTAAGTATGAAAATCCTCGATTCTTTAAAATGCTTAACATTTTTGCAGTATCCCAGTTTTTATTCTGGGGTTATTTGTGTCACTTTTCCTACACTACACTTCGGGATGCACCGGTAAAGAAAGAAACCACCGTTGATTTACCGTGGTACCAAAAAATTAATCTTGGCGAAAACAAGTATCGGAACAGCATAGCTATTATGTGTTTCTTTATTG GATACGGAATACTGTTCGCATCGTGGATGTTCACCTTAAGATCTGTCCGCTACTTGGTGCTACGAAAAGGTGGTGATTTGGTCAGCGTTGTAACTTATGCTCCATTTGGTTCAAATCGAATTATGGATGTTCCACTAAAATACGTCTCCGCACAAGAATCCCGAGAAGCGGCACGTGTAACTGTGccgataaaaataaagaaccGCGCACTCTTTTACGTACTAGATATGCGCGGTGAGTTTTTGAACACCAAACTCTACGACTATACCGTGGGTATGGCCCGCAAACTGAAATGA
- the LOC131206414 gene encoding activating transcription factor 7-interacting protein 1 isoform X1 has product MEEPTNDNTTAEELFNSLLGERSREAEKDATEDLTKQVIEANKKDGLAVDEANDTQNDEHQVPIVSTSDEIAEPPRKKQKPSEVNSTGDEVATVLSESLQETRNDREHNSGVAFGSNSCELLSMNGPIKRRRSLVSEIKDGKTDEPNRSSSALNVAEMSTKKPTALEVLVIDDEDEDVSNARPSEAGNDTKKCVLEDSGQRDLHTSGLENTASKSSAKRAKMAECGTLSNGKKSFPGVNPGAKNEEDKEKIRKEPIVLRMDFLRRFARSLTTLTRSDLEVLVMQKVMEAIVYSEEMAELRKETTKQGAMLIAYRQRITDLSKRLSDLMLIQNRVLSELEKRSNRQVLPVKITRNVGIQISVPRHWCSEMEEQPFRSAAGSTPPTTGPKECLPNSPTNVSLTSANGASQTLQTNAVAAVPQTVANSTKHSSTNTARQPQTTSVTRNSVVSSNGALLSNGGTNKQSAMAPSSDHRSTNSPNPKTTESSTSSSITSVTNGNNVARNTSDSNHGGTRKSCHKFTPMRAPMSAQQQAQHLKHAREQQEYMVQQQIKCQQAQRQLQTLDTSKTDQSKSNAARKSTSADSVHIPRPLPSGIRREAGPTSTTSRPTNSSLIDLTDEDDMPRKSTSAARPTLRMNANVPTRSSPNVTTSSTNGQLIRVSEQANQQRSQGMEKHVLNGQIRPNLSQKPTTTSAKSTMVAKGVPLLANARRPLSRHPAPLPVQLSAVDTQTPNPGWGLPPPQPAIRIINIESGIVISWGMDDLTPLHADIGTYQIYAYQETSETPTPESWRHVGNVDALNLPMAVTLTHFQEGQRYHFAVRAIDVHKRIGKFSEPRTWSDRQN; this is encoded by the exons ATGGAGGAGCCAACTAATGATAATACAACGGCTGAAGAGCTTTTCAACTCGCTGTTGGGCGAGCGCTCCAGGGAGGCAGAGAAAGATGCAACGGAAGATCTTACAAAACAAGTGATCGAAGCGAACAAGAAGGACGGCCTAGCTGTTGATGAGGCTAACGATACACAAAACGACGAACACCAAGTGCCAATCGTTAGCACTTCTGATGAGATCGCCGAACCACcgagaaaaaagcaaaaaccttCGGAAGTGAACTCGACCGGTGATGAAGTGGCAACAGTGTTATCGGAAAGTCTACAAGAAACAAGAAATGATCGAGAACATAACTCGGGTGTCGCATTTGGCTCTAATTCATGCGAATTGTTAAGTATGAATGGTCCAATCAAACGTAGACGTTCATTAGTAAGCGAGATCAAAGACGGCAAAACAGACGAGCCAAATAGAAGTAGTTCTGCACTTAATGTGGCAGAAATGTCAACCAAAAAACCAACGGCCCTAGAAGTGTTGGTtattgatgatgaagatgaagatgttTCGAACGCTAGACCAAGTGAAGCAGGAAACGATACTAAGAAATGTGTATTGGAAGACAGTGGCCAACGGGATTTACACACAAGCGGGCTCGAAAATACTGCCAGTAAATCTTCTgcaaagagagcgaaaatggCTGAATGTGGTACATTGAGCAACGGGAAGAAGAGTTTTCCTGGCGTCAACCCAGGTgcgaaaaacgaagaagataaagaaaaaataCGAAAGGAACCGATTGTGTTAAGAATGGATTTTCTAAGAAGATTCGCACGTTCTTTGACAACCTTGACTCGATCTGATCTTGAAGTACTAGTCATGCAGAAAGTTATGGAGGCGATCGTATATTCGGAAGAGATGGCCGAGCTGCGCAAGGAAACTACGAAGCAGGGTGCAATGTTGATCGCGTACAGGCAACGAATTACGGATTTGTCCAAGAGGTTGAGTGATCTTATGCTGATTCAAAACCGAGTGTTAAGCGAATTGGAAAAACGCTCGAATCGACAGGTACTGCCAGTTAAAATAACACGGAACGTCGGAATTCAGATATCGGTCCCAAGACACTGGTGCTCTGAAATGGAAGAACAACCGTTTCGCTCCGCTGCAGGGAGCACTCCACCCACAACGGGCCCGAAAGAGTGCTTGCCGAATAGTCCAACGAACGTTTCTTTAACGTCAGCTAACGGCGCTTCACAGACGCTACAAACAAATGCAGTTGCAGCCGTGCCCCAAACCGTCGCCAACTCGACCAAGCATTCCAGTACTAACACCGCGCGACAACCACAAACGACGAGCGTAACTCGAAATTCAGTGGTTAGCTCCAACGGTGCATTGCTTTCGAATGGTGGAACCAACAAACAGTCAGCGATGGCTCCAAGTAGCGACCATCGTTCTACAAACTCACCAAATCCGAAAACCACCGAGTCCTCAACATCATCCAGCATTACCAGTGTAACGAACGGCAACAATGTAGCAAGGAACACATCCGACAGCAATCATGGGGGAACTCGAAAGTCTTGTCACAAATTCACTCCAATGAGGGCTCCAATGTCAGCCCAGCAACAAGCACAGCACCTAAAGCATGCTCGTGAACAGCAGGAATACATGGTACAGCAGCAAATCAAGTGCCAACAAGCACAACGACAGCTGCAGACTCTTGACACaag CAAAACTGACCAGTCAAAGAGCAATGCTGCGCGTAAAAGTACGTCAGCTGACTCGGTACACATCCCCAGACCGTTACCGAGCGGTATTCGACGAGAGGCAGGACCAACATCGACTACATCACGACCTACCAACTCTTCTCTGATCGATTTGACGGACGAAGACGATATGCCACGAAAGTCGACCAGCGCTGCCAGACCAACACTCCGGATGAATGCGAATGTTCCGACGCGATCATCGCCCAACGTCACCACTTCCAGCACCAATGGTCAGCTGATACGAGTTTCTGAGCAAGCAAACCAGCAACGTTCACAGGGAATGGAAAAGCATGTACTAAACGGTCAGATACGTCCGAATTTGAGCCAAAAACCAACTACAACAAGTGCCAAATCGACAATGGTTGCAAAAGGTGTACCGTTACTAGCTAACG CTAGACGTCCATTATCGAGACATCCGGCACCGCTACCGGTGCAGTTATCGGCGGTTGATACACAAACACCCAATCCAGGATGGGGGCTACCGCCCCCCCAGCCAGCGATACGAATAATCAACATCGAAAGCGGCATTGTTATTTCTTGGGGAATGGACGACCTCACGCCCCTTCATGCTGACATCGGAACGTATCAAATCTACGCGTACCAGGAAACGTCCGAAACGCCAACACCAGAATCATGGCGCCACGTTGGCAACGTTGATGCACTTAATCTGCCCATGGCCGTGACGTTAACACACTTCCAGGAAGGGCAGCGTTACCATTTCGCCGTACGTGCGATCGACGTCCATAAACGTATAGGAAAATTCAGTGAACCGCGTACCTGGAGTGATCGCCAGAATTAA
- the LOC131206414 gene encoding uncharacterized protein LOC131206414 isoform X2, whose protein sequence is MEEPTNDNTTAEELFNSLLGERSREAEKDATEDLTKQVIEANKKDGLAVDEANDTQNDEHQVPIVSTSDEIAEPPRKKQKPSEVNSTGDEVATVLSESLQETRNDREHNSGVAFGSNSCELLSMNGPIKRRRSLVSEIKDGKTDEPNRSSSALNVAEMSTKKPTALEVLVIDDEDEDVSNARPSEAGNDTKKCVLEDSGQRDLHTSGLENTASKSSAKRAKMAECGTLSNGKKSFPGVNPGAKNEEDKEKIRKEPIVLRMDFLRRFARSLTTLTRSDLEVLVMQKVMEAIVYSEEMAELRKETTKQGAMLIAYRQRITDLSKRLSDLMLIQNRVLSELEKRSNRQVLPVKITRNVGIQISVPRHWCSEMEEQPFRSAAGSTPPTTGPKECLPNSPTNVSLTSANGASQTLQTNAVAAVPQTVANSTKHSSTNTARQPQTTSVTRNSVVSSNGALLSNGGTNKQSAMAPSSDHRSTNSPNPKTTESSTSSSITSVTNGNNVARNTSDSNHGGTRKSCHKFTPMRAPMSAQQQAQHLKHAREQQEYMVQQQIKCQQAQRQLQTLDTSKTDQSKSNAARKSTSADSVHIPRPLPSGIRREAGPTSTTSRPTNSSLIDLTDEDDMPRKSTSAARPTLRMNANVPTRSSPNVTTSSTNGQLIRVSEQANQQRSQGMEKHVLNGQIRPNLSQKPTTTSAKSTMVAKGVPLLANDVHYRDIRHRYRCSYRRLIHKHPIQDGGYRPPSQRYE, encoded by the exons ATGGAGGAGCCAACTAATGATAATACAACGGCTGAAGAGCTTTTCAACTCGCTGTTGGGCGAGCGCTCCAGGGAGGCAGAGAAAGATGCAACGGAAGATCTTACAAAACAAGTGATCGAAGCGAACAAGAAGGACGGCCTAGCTGTTGATGAGGCTAACGATACACAAAACGACGAACACCAAGTGCCAATCGTTAGCACTTCTGATGAGATCGCCGAACCACcgagaaaaaagcaaaaaccttCGGAAGTGAACTCGACCGGTGATGAAGTGGCAACAGTGTTATCGGAAAGTCTACAAGAAACAAGAAATGATCGAGAACATAACTCGGGTGTCGCATTTGGCTCTAATTCATGCGAATTGTTAAGTATGAATGGTCCAATCAAACGTAGACGTTCATTAGTAAGCGAGATCAAAGACGGCAAAACAGACGAGCCAAATAGAAGTAGTTCTGCACTTAATGTGGCAGAAATGTCAACCAAAAAACCAACGGCCCTAGAAGTGTTGGTtattgatgatgaagatgaagatgttTCGAACGCTAGACCAAGTGAAGCAGGAAACGATACTAAGAAATGTGTATTGGAAGACAGTGGCCAACGGGATTTACACACAAGCGGGCTCGAAAATACTGCCAGTAAATCTTCTgcaaagagagcgaaaatggCTGAATGTGGTACATTGAGCAACGGGAAGAAGAGTTTTCCTGGCGTCAACCCAGGTgcgaaaaacgaagaagataaagaaaaaataCGAAAGGAACCGATTGTGTTAAGAATGGATTTTCTAAGAAGATTCGCACGTTCTTTGACAACCTTGACTCGATCTGATCTTGAAGTACTAGTCATGCAGAAAGTTATGGAGGCGATCGTATATTCGGAAGAGATGGCCGAGCTGCGCAAGGAAACTACGAAGCAGGGTGCAATGTTGATCGCGTACAGGCAACGAATTACGGATTTGTCCAAGAGGTTGAGTGATCTTATGCTGATTCAAAACCGAGTGTTAAGCGAATTGGAAAAACGCTCGAATCGACAGGTACTGCCAGTTAAAATAACACGGAACGTCGGAATTCAGATATCGGTCCCAAGACACTGGTGCTCTGAAATGGAAGAACAACCGTTTCGCTCCGCTGCAGGGAGCACTCCACCCACAACGGGCCCGAAAGAGTGCTTGCCGAATAGTCCAACGAACGTTTCTTTAACGTCAGCTAACGGCGCTTCACAGACGCTACAAACAAATGCAGTTGCAGCCGTGCCCCAAACCGTCGCCAACTCGACCAAGCATTCCAGTACTAACACCGCGCGACAACCACAAACGACGAGCGTAACTCGAAATTCAGTGGTTAGCTCCAACGGTGCATTGCTTTCGAATGGTGGAACCAACAAACAGTCAGCGATGGCTCCAAGTAGCGACCATCGTTCTACAAACTCACCAAATCCGAAAACCACCGAGTCCTCAACATCATCCAGCATTACCAGTGTAACGAACGGCAACAATGTAGCAAGGAACACATCCGACAGCAATCATGGGGGAACTCGAAAGTCTTGTCACAAATTCACTCCAATGAGGGCTCCAATGTCAGCCCAGCAACAAGCACAGCACCTAAAGCATGCTCGTGAACAGCAGGAATACATGGTACAGCAGCAAATCAAGTGCCAACAAGCACAACGACAGCTGCAGACTCTTGACACaag CAAAACTGACCAGTCAAAGAGCAATGCTGCGCGTAAAAGTACGTCAGCTGACTCGGTACACATCCCCAGACCGTTACCGAGCGGTATTCGACGAGAGGCAGGACCAACATCGACTACATCACGACCTACCAACTCTTCTCTGATCGATTTGACGGACGAAGACGATATGCCACGAAAGTCGACCAGCGCTGCCAGACCAACACTCCGGATGAATGCGAATGTTCCGACGCGATCATCGCCCAACGTCACCACTTCCAGCACCAATGGTCAGCTGATACGAGTTTCTGAGCAAGCAAACCAGCAACGTTCACAGGGAATGGAAAAGCATGTACTAAACGGTCAGATACGTCCGAATTTGAGCCAAAAACCAACTACAACAAGTGCCAAATCGACAATGGTTGCAAAAGGTGTACCGTTACTAGCTAACG ACGTCCATTATCGAGACATCCGGCACCGCTACCGGTGCAGTTATCGGCGGTTGATACACAAACACCCAATCCAGGATGGGGGCTACCGCCCCCCCAGCCAGCGATACGAATAA
- the LOC131215482 gene encoding nose resistant to fluoxetine protein 6-like, with the protein MPRVFHFDNYDECLNDDPTVPGVYCMVKAVVHPNQSSRVWRVIEEYSRNWKQHLNHAHLDRGICLQNCALKLASLDKTIDLAKFVVPKFEIDFPYVIKNGTFRDVDEYQRNYSEVLSQCINYDLMQQYGLRAYTEIEYCNSNTRSYPIDKLEIAFLALLASLLVIVVISSWYDHRCNKLRQLMHYKQELSTKVSMMVVSFSIVRNWYRLTSRGDDSFSHSMRHINTLRFLIFSIINMGHNILYAQPRTAMVIERKYSEIMSMIIANGSHIVTTFFVISALMVFLSLVPKLEKTGRKLGIVDIVAMSVERYIRLTPAYAFVLLLEATWVARYLGGPLWRKGFETSRTYCRRHWWANLLYINNYYATDEPCMQHTWYLAADFHMFVYGLVVCAIVLRYPKLRKYILSFLLLLCSMIAAALVYMNGYEAVTILPPEPLRFFFWYWDMYHETYLPTHMNLVNYTAAIMGSFYILHLNKKKFQPTKMFSMLWILGFCAIPGSFIAGYLIYSNVFHKPSIWMAVYFPLGRIFYTLLLLLFIIGCTFRTIEPIARLLNIHIFGILGRLSYCAYLGHFFITRAFWFNSSRFTDLGIVEMTASCLSTLLMSYCFAAFLSLVLESPFLALRKIIFEGLHGKFKTSTIAKVRPLEHGIFKNSRFMTDDRRAKKKQPKTLPVATVG; encoded by the exons ATGCCGCGAGTGTTTCACTTCGACAATTACGACGAGTGTTTGAACGATGATCCCACCGTTCCCGGAGTGTACTGCATGGTGAAGGCGGTGGTGCATCCCAACCAGTCGTCCCGCGTATGGAGAGTGATCGAAGAGTACTCCCGCAATTGGAAGCAACATCTGAATCACGCGCATCTGGATCGAGGGATCTGCCTGCAGAACTGTGCCCTAAAACTGGCCTCGCTCGACAAAACCATAGACCTCGCAAAGTTTGTGGTGCCGaaatttgaaatcgattttccg TATGTCATTAAAAACGGTACCTTCCGTGATGTGGACGAATATCAACGAAACTATTCGGAAGTTCTTTCCCAGTGCATCAACTACGACCTCATGCAGCAGTATGGGTTACGAGCATACACCGAGATCGAGTATTGCAATAGCAACACGAGGTCCTATCCGATTG ATAAGCTGGAAATAGCGTTCTTGGCCTTGCTAGCTTCTCTGCTAGTAATAGTGGTAATCTCGAGTTGGTATGATCACCGTTGTAATAAGCTTCGTCAATTGATGCATTACAAACAGGAACTCTCTACGAAAg TGTCCATGATGGTGGTATCGTTCTCGATCGTTCGGAACTGGTATCGTCTCACATCGAGGGGCGATGATTCCTTTAGCCATTCGATGCGCCACATAAACACGTTGAGGTTCTTGATTTTCTCTATCATCAACATGGGCCACAACATTCTTTACGCGCAACCACGAACCGCAATGGTTATTGAACGG AAATACAGTGAAATTATGTCGATGATCATCGCGAACGGTTCGCATATCGTTACTACCTTTTTCGTGATCAGTGCGCTGatggttttcctttccttgGTACCGAAGTTGGAAAAGACCGGTAGAAAACTAGGAATCGTGGATATCGTAGCGATGTCGGTTGAGCGCTACATTCG CTTAACCCCTGCCTATGCCTTCGTGCTGCTCTTGGAAGCCACTTGGGTTGCGCGCTATCTAGGTGGTCCCCTCTGGCGGAAGGGATTCGAAACATCCAGGACCTACTGTCGTCGGCATTGGTGGGCTAATCTCTTGTACATCAACAACTACTACGCGACCGATGAGCCA TGCATGCAACACACTTGGTATTTGGCCGCTGACTTCCACATGTTCGTCTACGGTTTGGTGGTGTGTGCTATTGTCTTGCGATATCCCAAACTGCGGAAATACATTCTTTCATTCCTGTTGCTGCTATGTTCTATGATAGCAGCAGCTTTAGTATACATGAACGGATATGAAGCAGTGACAATTCTGCCTCCAGA GCCTCTCAGGTTCTTTTTCTGGTACTGGGACATGTACCATGAAACATACCTGCCCACACATATGAACCTAGTCAACTACACAGCAGCGATTATGGGTTCGTTCTACATCCTTCAtctgaataaaaaaaagtttcaacCCACAAAG ATGTTTTCGATGCTGTGGATTCTCGGTTTCTGCGCCATACCGGGCTCGTTCATTGCGGGATACTTAATCTACAGCAACGTTTTCCACAAACCTTCCATCTGGATGGCGGTGTACTTCCCGCTGGGTCGCATATTCTACAccctgctcctgctgctgttcatAATCGGCTGCACGTTTCGCAccatcgaaccgatcgcgcgACTACTTAATATTCACATTTTCGGTATCCTTGGGCGCCTGTCGTACTGTGCATATTTGGGCCACTTTTTCATAACCCGAGCCTTTTGGTTCAACAGCAGTCGGTTCACAGACCTGGGCATCGTAGAAATG ACCGCTTCATGTTTGTCAACTCTGCTGATGTCCTACTGTTTTGCAGCCTTTCTGTCCTTGGTGCTTGAATCACCATTCCTTGCACTTcgcaaaataatatttgaagGTTTACATGGAAAATTCAAAACCTCTACAATCGCTAAAG TACGGCCCCTAGAACATGGTATCTTCAAGAACTCACGGTTTATGACCGATGACCGAcgtgcaaaaaagaaacagccAAAGACGCTTCCAGTGGCGACCGTCGGGTAA